The [Eubacterium] siraeum genome contains a region encoding:
- a CDS encoding MetQ/NlpA family ABC transporter substrate-binding protein yields the protein MKKILSLILTAALAGVTLTACSSNGTSSTASSNDASSADTSSAASSAAESSADTDNVIKIGATATPHGEILEFVKDKLAKEGYDLQITIYDDYVLPNNAVASGELDANYHQHTPYLNNYNEKNGTDIVPAALIHYEPFGLYGNGVEKPADVKEGASIIIPADDSNETRALLLLQQEGLIELPEGANAKDGVTTLDIKDDHGYKITTVQADTVAAQFANSDAGSLAVINGNYALAAGLDISKALAVEDASGDAAQTYANIVAVKSGNENLPKIQALIKALKSDDVKNFINEKYNGAVVAIF from the coding sequence ATGAAAAAGATTTTATCATTAATACTTACAGCGGCTCTTGCAGGTGTAACGCTCACAGCGTGCAGTTCAAACGGCACAAGCTCGACAGCTTCATCAAACGATGCTTCTTCGGCAGATACATCTTCTGCAGCATCAAGCGCCGCAGAAAGTTCGGCAGACACAGACAACGTTATCAAAATCGGTGCAACAGCTACACCTCACGGCGAGATACTCGAATTTGTAAAGGACAAGCTTGCTAAGGAAGGCTACGATCTTCAGATTACCATTTACGATGATTATGTACTGCCCAACAACGCAGTTGCAAGCGGAGAGCTTGACGCAAACTACCACCAGCACACACCCTACCTCAACAACTACAACGAGAAGAACGGAACAGACATAGTTCCCGCCGCACTCATTCACTATGAGCCGTTCGGTCTTTACGGCAACGGCGTTGAAAAGCCGGCAGATGTCAAGGAAGGCGCATCGATTATAATCCCTGCCGATGACAGCAACGAAACAAGAGCGCTTCTTCTCTTACAGCAGGAAGGTCTTATCGAGCTTCCCGAGGGGGCAAATGCCAAGGACGGCGTTACAACGCTTGACATAAAGGATGACCACGGCTACAAGATAACAACGGTACAGGCTGATACGGTTGCCGCTCAGTTTGCAAACAGCGACGCAGGTTCTTTAGCAGTTATCAACGGCAACTATGCTCTTGCCGCAGGTCTTGACATAAGCAAGGCTCTCGCAGTTGAAGACGCTTCCGGCGATGCGGCTCAGACCTACGCAAACATTGTAGCTGTAAAGAGCGGTAACGAAAACCTCCCCAAGATTCAGGCTCTTATAAAGGCTCTCAAGTCAGACGATGTAAAGAACTTCATCAACGAAAAGTACAACGGTGCAGTTGTAGCAATCTTCTG
- a CDS encoding ABC transporter permease — translation MSGDLIQLWDKGVLLQGIWETIYLTFISSFVAYVFGLPIGVLLTVTDKDGIHPIPWLNKIIGILVNIFRSIPFIILMVACLPAAKFIVGTSLGNKAMIVMLVIAAIPYVARMTESSFKEVDKGVIEAAQAMGSSTLKIIYKVLIPEAKPALMVGAVISLVTILGYSAMAGTIGGGGLGMIAISFGYQRFNNDIVWICVLLTVIIVQLIQEFGMLIARKADKRINK, via the coding sequence GTGTCAGGCGATCTTATACAGCTGTGGGATAAAGGCGTACTTTTACAGGGTATATGGGAAACGATATACTTAACGTTCATCTCGTCATTCGTAGCTTACGTTTTCGGACTTCCGATAGGCGTACTGCTTACAGTGACCGATAAGGACGGAATCCACCCTATCCCGTGGCTCAACAAAATAATCGGTATTTTAGTTAATATTTTCCGCAGTATCCCGTTCATCATTCTGATGGTTGCCTGCTTACCGGCGGCAAAGTTTATTGTCGGAACAAGTCTTGGCAATAAGGCGATGATAGTAATGCTCGTTATAGCGGCTATACCTTATGTGGCAAGAATGACAGAATCCTCTTTCAAAGAGGTTGACAAAGGCGTTATTGAAGCGGCTCAGGCAATGGGCAGTTCAACACTCAAGATAATATACAAGGTGCTTATCCCCGAAGCAAAGCCCGCACTCATGGTCGGCGCAGTCATTTCCCTTGTAACCATTCTCGGCTACTCGGCAATGGCAGGAACGATCGGCGGCGGCGGACTTGGTATGATAGCTATCTCATTCGGTTATCAGCGTTTCAATAACGATATTGTGTGGATATGCGTTCTGCTCACGGTTATCATAGTACAGCTTATTCAGGAGTTTGGTATGCTGATAGCACGCAAGGCAGACAAACGTATAAACAAGTAA
- a CDS encoding ATP-binding cassette domain-containing protein, with product MGGYMIELKNLEKTYRTSKGSVTAIKDINITINDGEIFGIIGLSGAGKSTLVRCINYLERPTSGQVIIDGKELGSLKTKELLKTRQNIGMVFQGFNLLAQRNVIKNICYPLEIAGMKKADAVKRAESLLELVGLSDKAKAYPSQLSGGQKQRVAIARALAAKTHYLLCDEATSALDPDTTRSVLELLKKINRTLGVTIIVITHEMKVIDSICDRVAVLDNSTVAEIGDVRTVFANPKSDIAKKLIMPQGELPVTSEHGKKIRIIYNGENSSKSLLSDMILKCNTPVNILHADTKDIDGKAYGQILVQLPDDDTSAEKITAYLKANSVTYSQV from the coding sequence ATGGGAGGATATATGATAGAGCTTAAAAACCTTGAAAAGACGTACCGCACCTCAAAAGGCAGCGTTACTGCGATAAAAGACATCAACATAACAATAAACGACGGAGAGATATTCGGCATCATCGGACTTTCGGGAGCCGGCAAAAGCACACTCGTCCGCTGTATAAATTACCTTGAGCGCCCGACCTCGGGACAGGTAATAATAGACGGCAAGGAGCTTGGAAGCCTCAAAACAAAAGAGCTTCTTAAAACAAGACAAAACATCGGAATGGTGTTTCAGGGCTTTAATCTTCTCGCACAGCGAAACGTAATAAAGAACATCTGCTATCCGCTTGAAATCGCAGGTATGAAAAAGGCAGACGCCGTAAAAAGAGCCGAAAGCCTGCTCGAGCTTGTAGGACTTTCCGATAAAGCGAAGGCGTATCCGTCACAGCTTTCGGGAGGACAGAAGCAGAGAGTAGCAATAGCAAGAGCGCTCGCCGCAAAAACGCACTATCTTCTGTGCGACGAGGCAACAAGCGCACTTGACCCCGACACAACAAGGTCGGTGCTTGAGCTTCTTAAGAAAATCAACCGCACACTCGGAGTTACCATAATAGTGATAACTCACGAGATGAAGGTAATAGACAGTATATGCGACAGGGTCGCAGTGCTTGATAACAGCACGGTCGCAGAGATAGGCGATGTAAGAACGGTATTCGCAAATCCGAAGTCTGATATAGCAAAAAAGCTCATAATGCCGCAGGGCGAGCTTCCGGTAACAAGCGAACACGGAAAGAAGATAAGGATTATCTACAACGGCGAAAATTCTTCAAAGTCGCTGTTATCCGATATGATATTAAAATGCAACACTCCCGTCAATATTCTTCACGCAGATACAAAGGACATTGACGGCAAGGCATACGGTCAGATTCTGGTACAGCTGCCCGATGATGATACATCGGCAGAAAAAATAACAGCATATCTTAAAGCCAATAGCGTTACCTATTCACAGGTGTAA
- a CDS encoding TetR/AcrR family transcriptional regulator — protein MKGLQPKGIARRNKMLLAAIQLFLEQGYEKTTTAQIARAAGMSPTSFFAAFENKEALLLTLTQIMFENQFAKARAFAKDMEPLMVYCLETSLQIYITELSEPLREIYVMAYTLPSTTEYILKSTAVQIKAIFSPFMPDAEDKDFYEMDIASGSIMRGFMARKCDMYFTVQKKIERFLECCLKLYDVPKEKRASLIEAVLAFDLHSVAKRLIDEIIAKAETGLEKAIESSINEKNENG, from the coding sequence TTGAAGGGATTACAGCCAAAGGGTATAGCAAGACGGAATAAGATGCTGCTTGCGGCTATTCAGTTATTTTTAGAGCAGGGGTATGAAAAGACGACCACTGCACAGATAGCAAGGGCGGCAGGAATGTCACCGACTTCGTTCTTTGCGGCATTTGAAAATAAGGAAGCGTTGCTTCTGACGCTGACACAGATCATGTTTGAAAATCAGTTTGCAAAGGCGAGGGCATTTGCAAAGGATATGGAGCCGCTCATGGTGTACTGCCTTGAAACGTCATTGCAGATATATATAACCGAGCTGTCCGAGCCGCTGAGGGAGATATATGTAATGGCATATACCCTGCCAAGCACTACGGAATACATTTTAAAAAGTACGGCCGTACAGATAAAGGCTATATTCTCACCGTTTATGCCGGATGCGGAGGATAAGGATTTCTACGAGATGGATATAGCGTCGGGAAGTATAATGCGTGGCTTTATGGCGAGGAAGTGTGATATGTACTTCACAGTGCAAAAGAAGATAGAGCGTTTTCTTGAGTGCTGTCTTAAGCTGTATGATGTGCCTAAGGAAAAACGTGCGAGCCTTATAGAAGCTGTACTTGCGTTTGATCTGCACTCGGTGGCAAAAAGACTTATAGATGAGATAATCGCAAAAGCGGAAACGGGGCTTGAAAAAGCAATCGAAAGTTCAATAAACGAAAAAAACGAAAACGGATAA